The DNA segment TCCCGACAAAGCGCCATTTATGAAAGCAGTAGAAAGCATTTTTGAAGGTTACAAGTCGCAACCTGAAATTTATAACCTAATTCAACGAATCAGAAACTTCAAATAAGGAATCATGAAATTTAAAAAATCGCTGGATAAGATACTGGAGAAAACCTTAATATTGATCATGAGCATCCTTGTAATTGATGTGTTATGGCAAGTATTAAGCCGATATATTCTTTCTTCTCCCAGTTCATTTACCGATGAATTGGCCGGATTTTTATTAATATGGGTGGGCATTTTGGGAGCCGCTTATGTGGCCGGACAAAGACAACACTTGGCCATTGATTTATTAATACAAAAATCATCAGAAACCAACAGAGCAAAGCTGTATCTATTCATCAATATATGTATTGCACTATTTGCCGTTGCTGTAATGATGATTGGCGGTGCCTGGCTGGCCATTACCCGCTTCCAGTTTGATGTAACTTCTGCGGCATTGCGTATTCCTTTGGGATACGTTTACCTGGTAATGCCATTAAGTGGCTTGCTCATCCTATACTATTCAATTTATCTTATTATTCATCCAAAAGAAAATCTACAATAATGGACTACCTAGGTATATTTGTTCTTATATTTTCCTTTATATTTTTATTGGTATCCGGAGTGCCCATCGCCTTTAGTATTGGTATTTCCGGGATACTTACCATGCTGGTAAGCATCGATTCCTTACCTGCTTTTACAACCTATGCACAACGAATGGCTACCGGACTGGACAGTTTTGCACTACTGGCCATTCCATTTTTTATACTGGCCGGCAACATAATGAACAGTGGAGGTATTGCAGTACGACTTATCAACCTGGCTAAAATTATGGTGGGCAAATGGCCTGCCGGACTCGCCTATGTAAACGTATTTGCCAATATGCTTTTCGGTGCCATCTCAGGTTCAGCGGCAGCTTCTGCTTCCGCTATTGGCTCTATTATGGGACCAGAAATGAAGAGAGACGGATACGACGAAAGTTTCAGTGCTGCAGTCAATATTTCATCAGCTACTACAGGCCTTTCTATTCCACCCAGTAATATCCTCATCGTATATTCATTGGCTAGTGGAGGTGTTTCTATTACAGCTCTTTTCTTGGCAGGATACATACCCGGCATATTAACCGGTTTAGCCATCATGTTAACATCCATGGCATTGGTGATTGGTCATAAAAAAGGAACAAAAGCATCTATGTTAGCTGTTTTAAAAGTATTAATAGGCGCTGCAGCTACCTTTGGATTTATTGCTGGAATGATA comes from the Saccharicrinis fermentans DSM 9555 = JCM 21142 genome and includes:
- a CDS encoding TRAP transporter small permease, whose protein sequence is MKFKKSLDKILEKTLILIMSILVIDVLWQVLSRYILSSPSSFTDELAGFLLIWVGILGAAYVAGQRQHLAIDLLIQKSSETNRAKLYLFINICIALFAVAVMMIGGAWLAITRFQFDVTSAALRIPLGYVYLVMPLSGLLILYYSIYLIIHPKENLQ